The Planctellipticum variicoloris DNA window CCGCTCTGCGGGCGAAAGACCCGCTCGCCGCCAGGCTCTACATCTTCCTGATGACGCAGTACACGAACGCTCCCCCGCCTCCGAAGACGGACCAGCCGGCCGGCCCTCCGGTGGCAAAGTTCGACAACACGACCCCGGCTCAGACCTGGACCGGCTTCAAGACCTACCTCGGCCTGCTGGAGGCGATCACCAATCAGGATCAGGCGAAAGAGAAGCTCGACCCGTCGCTGAAGCTGCTTCAGGACGAGGGGGTCATCGCCAAGTGGGAGTGGACCGGCACCCCGGAGATCGGCGCCCAACTGGTGACGACGAAGGGGCCGCGGAAAATCGACGGCAACGGTGTCATGTGCAAGATCACCACGATTCCCAAAGGAACCCGCAGCCAGAGCTGGCTGGGCTTCCCGGCGTCGAAGAACTACACGATTCAAGCCGACGCCTACGCGGTGAAGGGGGAAGCGAACGAAGCCGATCCGAACAGCGCAATGCCGGACGCGGGAGTCATCAACCAGCGCTACCGGCTGGATCTGATGGGGGCCAGCCAGCAGCTCAAGCTGTATTCGTGGTACCCGCACGACCAGAAGTTCTTCGACGTTCCGTTCGCATGGACGCCGGACACCTGGTACACGATCAAACTCGAAGTCACGAACGAAATGCGAGACGGCCAGGAATGGTCGGTCTGTCGCGGCAAAGTCTGGAAGCGCGACGAGGCCGAGCCCGAAGCCTGGTCGATCGAGTGGGCGGATCGCCCGGCGAACGAGACCGGCAGCCCGGGCCTGTCGGGCAATGTCAAGAATTCTGAGCTGTTTTTTGATAACGTGAAAGTGACGCCGCGGACGAAGTGACGCGGGTTTGCAGGGGCGACAGATTTGCGGGGGGAGGGGCGTCATGGAAACCCTCGATGCAGTGACCGCGCGGCCGATCGGGCCGTGGGCGAACGGCATGCTGATGACGCCGGAGGAGTTCGACGCGACGACAGAGTGGGATCCGGACTATCGGTACGAACTGGTGCATGGAGTCCTGATTGTTTCGCCACCTGCAGACATCGGGGAACGCGACCCCAACGGTGAACTGGATTTCCTGCTACGGACGTATCAGTACAGTCATCCGCGGGGATCGGGTGTGGACAAAACGGTCTCAGAGGAGACTGTTGCAACATCCGCCGGTCGCCGGCGGATGGATCGAGCGATCTGGTGTGGCCTGGGACGGCATCCTCAGGAAGGGGATGTCCCGGCGATTGCGGTCGAGTTTGTCTCGGATTCGTCACGGGACCGGCGGAGAGACTATGAATCAAAGCGACACGAGTATCTTGAGATCGGCGTCCGGGAGTACTGGGTCATCGATCGGTTCTTGCGTCGCATGACGGTGTATCGGGGCGACGACGTGGCGGTCGTCGCCGAACAGGACGTTTATCGCACGGAATTGTTGCCGGGATTTGAATTGCCGCTGGGACGTCTGCTGAAGCTGGCTGATGATTGGCTGGCGGGAGCGTCCGGGGGGCCGACTCCTGCTACTTGAAGGAACTCTCATGGTTCGCTGGTCGTTGAGTGTGTGCCTGCTGCTGGTGGTCTCAGGGACCGTGGCGGGACAGGAGAAGTTCGACCCCGTCGCCAACGCGCTGAAGGTCATTTCCGGGATGAAAGTCGGCGCGAAGGACTGGCCGCAGTGGGGCGGCAGCTACCATCGCAATAACACCCCCGAAGGGGAGAATATCCCTTCGGAGTGGAATCTGGAAACCGGCGAGAACGTTCTCTGGGCGGTTCCGCTCGGATCGCAGACCTACGGCAACCCGGTCGTCGCGAACGGCAAAGTGTACGTCGGAACCAATAACAGCTACGGCTACCTGAAGCGGTATCCCTCCAAGGTCGACCTGGGCTGTCTGCTGTGCTTTGACGAGAAGACCGGCAAGTTCCTGTGGCAGGCGAGCAGCCCGAAGCTGCCGACCGGCCGCGTGCACGACTGGCCGCAGCAGGGAATCTGCTCGACGGTCTACTGCGAAGGGGACAAGGTCTGGTATGTGACCAGTCGCGGCGAGGTCATGTGCCTCGACGTGGAAGGCTTCCACGACGGCGAGAACGACGGTCCGTTCAAGGCGGAGCCGAACGAGAACAAAGATGAAGCCGACGTCATCTGGCGGCTCGATATGATGGGCGTTCTGGGCGTGTCCCAGCACAATATGTGCAGTTGCTCGCTCACCTGCGTCGGGGACCTGTGCTTCGTCAACACGTCGAACGGCGTCGACGAGTCCCACATTCAACTTCCCGCCCCGAATGCCCCGAGCTTCCTCTGCCTCGATAAGAACACCGGCAAGGTGCTGTGGCAGGACAACAGCCCGGGGTTGAATATCCTGCACGGCCAGTGGTCTTCGCCGCTGTATTTCGAGACGAAGGGCCAGGCCCAGGTCGTCTTTGGCGCCGGCGACGGGTGGATCTACAGCTTCGATCCCAAGGGTGACGGCAACGGCAACCCGTATCTGCTGTGGAAGTTCGACGCCAACCCGAAGGATTCGCTGTACCTGCTGGGCGGGCGGGCGACGCGCAACCACATTATCGGAACTCCGATCTTCTACGACGGCCACGTCTATGCGGCGGTCGGCGAAGATCCGGAGCACGGCGAAGGGGTGGGCCACCTGTACTGCATCGATCCGAACCGTCGGGGCGACGTCGGCCCGGAGCTGGCGTTCGACAAGGACGGGAAAGAGCTTGCGCCGCGGCGTCTGCAGGATATCGATGTGAAGAAGGGTGAAACGGCGAAGCCGAACCCCAATTCAGCCGTCGTCTGGCACTATTCCGCCATCGACACCAACAAGAACGGCAAAATGGACTTCGAGGAGACCATGCACCGGACGATCGGGAGCGCGGCGATCAAGGACGATCTGCTCTTCATCGTCGACTTCAGCGGCCTGGTCCATTGCCTCGACGCGAAGAAGGTCGTCGACGGGAAGCCGGTGGTCTACTGGACCCACGACATGTTCGCCGCGTCGTGGGGATCGCCCTTGATCGTGGATGGCAAGGTGTATTGCGGCGACGAAGATGGCGACATCACGATCTTCGAACTGTCGAAGGATCTCAACATCATCGCCGAGATCAACATGGTCAATTCGATCTACAGCACGCCGGTCGTGGCGAACGACACGCTGTTTATCTCCAACAAGTCGACGCTGTTTGCGATCAAGCAGGGTGCGAAGCTGGAGGGGGGCGTGAAAGAGGATCGCCGGGCTGCGGGCGGCGACTCCGAGTGATCTCGACCTGACTGCCGTATTCTGACGCGAGCCCGGGGGTTTTCTCCGGGCTCGTTTTGTTGACCGCGGAGATTCAGCTCTCGTTCCCAGGCTCCGCCTGGGCTGCGCGAAATCCGTCGTTTTCAGGGGCAATTGGCCTCGGCGAATCGTCGCGTTTTTGTTCCACTGGGCTTTTTGTTCAAGGAGGAACGTCATGACCTGCGAAACCAGCGAAACAGCCGTCGCCCGGTATTCGTCGCCGGCGGGCAAGTTGGTGCGGTTCTTCGAGCGGAGTCGCAATCGGTGGAAGGCGAAGTCCGGCCAGTGGAAGCGAACCTGCAAGCTCCTGCAGAACCAGACCCGCGCCGTCGAGAAGAGCCGCGCGATGTGGCGCACGCGGGCCGCCGCGGCCGAACGCCGCGCGGCGGACCTGGAACGTGAGATCGCCGCCTTAAAATCCGGGCGCTGACCGGGTCGCCGACGCAGCCCCTGGCCCCCTCCCGGACGCCGTCCGACCGGCCCATCATGCGTATTCGGCAGCGGCCATCGGCCTGACGTTGCAGTTCTGTCTGGCCGGAGCGGTCAGCTTTCGCGGCTGCCGGGCGGTGGTCGAACTGCTGCGGGACAGCCTGCCCCAGTTCCGGGGGGCTCCTGCGGCCAATACTGCGGAAGCGTGGCTGCTGCGGCTGGGA harbors:
- a CDS encoding PQQ-binding-like beta-propeller repeat protein, with the protein product MVRWSLSVCLLLVVSGTVAGQEKFDPVANALKVISGMKVGAKDWPQWGGSYHRNNTPEGENIPSEWNLETGENVLWAVPLGSQTYGNPVVANGKVYVGTNNSYGYLKRYPSKVDLGCLLCFDEKTGKFLWQASSPKLPTGRVHDWPQQGICSTVYCEGDKVWYVTSRGEVMCLDVEGFHDGENDGPFKAEPNENKDEADVIWRLDMMGVLGVSQHNMCSCSLTCVGDLCFVNTSNGVDESHIQLPAPNAPSFLCLDKNTGKVLWQDNSPGLNILHGQWSSPLYFETKGQAQVVFGAGDGWIYSFDPKGDGNGNPYLLWKFDANPKDSLYLLGGRATRNHIIGTPIFYDGHVYAAVGEDPEHGEGVGHLYCIDPNRRGDVGPELAFDKDGKELAPRRLQDIDVKKGETAKPNPNSAVVWHYSAIDTNKNGKMDFEETMHRTIGSAAIKDDLLFIVDFSGLVHCLDAKKVVDGKPVVYWTHDMFAASWGSPLIVDGKVYCGDEDGDITIFELSKDLNIIAEINMVNSIYSTPVVANDTLFISNKSTLFAIKQGAKLEGGVKEDRRAAGGDSE
- a CDS encoding Uma2 family endonuclease — encoded protein: METLDAVTARPIGPWANGMLMTPEEFDATTEWDPDYRYELVHGVLIVSPPADIGERDPNGELDFLLRTYQYSHPRGSGVDKTVSEETVATSAGRRRMDRAIWCGLGRHPQEGDVPAIAVEFVSDSSRDRRRDYESKRHEYLEIGVREYWVIDRFLRRMTVYRGDDVAVVAEQDVYRTELLPGFELPLGRLLKLADDWLAGASGGPTPAT